A single Anopheles arabiensis isolate DONGOLA chromosome X, AaraD3, whole genome shotgun sequence DNA region contains:
- the LOC120905833 gene encoding uncharacterized protein LOC120905833: MVTLLAQVEQCLNSRPLIPLSSEPSDTQPLTPGHFLVGSNMLALPQVDRSQVSGNRLKEFDLVQKHMQHIWSRWYPEYLQQLQARAKRLIVPPVSLEEGQLVIIKEDNIPPDKEG; this comes from the exons ATGGTAACATTGCTAGCGCAGGTCGAACAATGCTTAAATTCAAGACCCCTGATTCCGCTTTCTAGTGAGCCATCGGACACGCAACCGCTCACTCCGGGTCATTTTTTGGTAGGGTCGAACATGCTGGCGTTGCCACAAGTTGATAGGAGTCAGGTGTCAGGCAATAG ATTGAAGGAGTTTGATTTGGTGCAAAAGCATATGCAGCATATATGGTCGCGTTGGTATCCGGAATACTTGCAGCAGCTTCAGGCCCGGGCCAAACGTTTAATAGTTCCACCAGTATCGCTAGAAGAAGGGCAATTGGTAATCATAAAGGAAGACAATATACCACCAGACAAGGAAGGGTAG